The segment TCTTAAAGCCATGCCCGTTTTTACGTTGGCTATCTCTTCCCAAATACCAACAATAGTTTCAAGCTGCTTTTTGGTCGCGTATAGGCTGCCTTTAGCTGGCGTTAGATCTTCACCGGCTACAAAAGAAGGACTAAACGTTTTGTTTGCTTTGGTTTTGCGGGTTGCTTTGCTTTTTCGCGCAGGTCTTTTAAAATTTGCACCTTTATGGGGCTTATACCCCACGACTTCTAGTACGCTTCTAAGCTCTTCAACGCTTAGTTGTGTCAAGCTATCTTTGCCGAATTGCGCTTGTAGATATATTTTTCTGCATTCGTCATCCACAAAATAGTTGTGCTTCAATGTTTGTATCATTTTTATATAGTATTTTTTTAGTTCGCTCGTATTCATCTCAAACCGCCAAATTTAAGGTATTTTCCCTTATAGTTGTAATAGTTGTATCGGTTGTAGTCTCCGCTTTACAACTATATATCACGCTCTTGCCAGTTTTTCGGCTAAACCATAGCTTACCGTCGAATTTATCGAGGCAATCCCTAGCCGTTCTATCGTCTTTTTCGTAATTCATAGCGTTTAGTAACTCGGTTTTGTTTAGATCTCCGCCGGCTAGTATTTTTTGCGCTAGAGTAGTAAAATTTAGCTCGTATTCGCTCATCCTAGCTACCTCCACGTCAAGCTCGTTTAGTTCTAAATTTAGCGTTTTTACGCAAAAACCGCTATCTTT is part of the Campylobacter concisus genome and harbors:
- a CDS encoding phage protein GemA/Gp16 family protein → MNTSELKKYYIKMIQTLKHNYFVDDECRKIYLQAQFGKDSLTQLSVEELRSVLEVVGYKPHKGANFKRPARKSKATRKTKANKTFSPSFVAGEDLTPAKGSLYATKKQLETIVGIWEEIANVKTGMALR